The following coding sequences are from one Novosphingobium sp. KACC 22771 window:
- a CDS encoding c-type cytochrome → MKSISMIAALGGIALSATTAFAAPAPTPATFTSRCAVCHNAEKGGADKVGPDLWGVYGKKAATGKHNYTEALKKANLKWDDANLDKWIAGPMQMVPGTAMAFPGIKDAAKRAELIAWLKTLK, encoded by the coding sequence ATGAAGTCCATTTCCATGATTGCGGCGCTGGGCGGTATCGCGCTGTCCGCCACCACGGCCTTTGCGGCCCCGGCGCCAACGCCTGCCACCTTCACCTCGCGCTGCGCCGTATGCCACAATGCGGAAAAGGGCGGCGCGGACAAGGTCGGGCCGGACCTGTGGGGCGTCTATGGCAAGAAGGCGGCCACCGGCAAGCACAACTATACCGAGGCGCTCAAGAAGGCGAACCTGAAGTGGGATGACGCCAATCTGGACAAGTGGATCGCAGGGCCGATGCAGATGGTGCCCGGCACCGCCATGGCCTTCCCCGGAATCAAGGATGCGGCCAAGCGCGCCGAACTGATCGCCTGGCTCAAGACGCTGAAATAA
- a CDS encoding substrate-binding periplasmic protein has protein sequence MGEQATGIGRRAFLAGGLAALAAPLPLSAAPLAKVRELGVLRVAVYKHNRPWSWAEPDNSTNLRGIDVDLAGAIAKTLGVKLDIAEFTAGDDMATDLRNAVWRGGLLGFKPADIMMHVPFDRQLMVENDQCAILAPYYRESFAAACGPEQNDCEVPAPQYRGRRMAAAVATIPDIYLLSSFGGALRSSVTHFNTGHDAVLALGTGQADVAVATKAEVEAAIHDMNNPAIRPRKRALEAMMSPGWDIGMAVKDNSRSLGDTVEGIIGKMSADGQMKAIFAAYGVEWRPALSA, from the coding sequence ATGGGCGAGCAGGCAACCGGCATTGGGCGCAGGGCGTTTCTGGCGGGAGGGCTTGCCGCTCTGGCCGCCCCGCTGCCGCTGTCCGCCGCGCCTTTGGCCAAGGTGCGCGAATTGGGCGTGCTGCGCGTGGCGGTTTACAAGCACAACCGCCCGTGGTCCTGGGCCGAACCGGACAACAGCACCAATCTGCGCGGGATCGACGTCGATCTGGCTGGCGCCATTGCCAAGACGCTGGGGGTAAAGCTCGATATTGCCGAGTTTACCGCAGGCGATGATATGGCCACCGACCTGCGCAATGCGGTGTGGCGCGGGGGCCTGCTGGGGTTCAAACCCGCCGATATCATGATGCATGTGCCCTTTGACCGGCAATTGATGGTCGAAAACGACCAATGCGCGATTCTGGCGCCCTATTACCGCGAAAGTTTCGCCGCCGCCTGCGGGCCGGAGCAGAATGACTGCGAGGTGCCCGCCCCGCAATATCGCGGACGGCGCATGGCGGCGGCGGTCGCCACCATCCCCGACATCTATCTGCTCTCCAGCTTTGGCGGCGCGCTGCGTTCCAGCGTCACCCATTTCAACACCGGCCATGACGCGGTGCTGGCGCTGGGCACGGGGCAGGCCGATGTGGCCGTGGCCACCAAGGCCGAGGTCGAGGCGGCCATCCATGACATGAACAACCCCGCCATCCGCCCGCGCAAACGCGCGCTGGAGGCGATGATGTCGCCGGGATGGGACATTGGCATGGCGGTCAAGGACAACAGCCGCTCGCTGGGCGACACGGTTGAAGGGATCATCGGCAAAATGAGCGCCGATGGCCAGATGAAGGCGATTTTCGCCGCCTATGGCGTGGAATGGCGCCCCGCGCTTTCGGCCTGA
- a CDS encoding pyridoxal phosphate-dependent aminotransferase translates to MTAPIEPFRAMAIGQLAHKLAAEGRSVIHMEYGQPSTSAPAAALAKAHQVLDTEAQGYWESAPLKERIARHYADTQGVTIRPDQVILTCGASPALLLALSSAFAPGARIVCARPGYVAYRNTLRALHMEPLEIPCGAAERYQITAAALEAIHPAPDGVIIASPANPTGTIIAPDELAAIAAVCARRGIRIVSDEIYHGLSYTGPCVSALVHAPDALIVNSFSKYFSMPGWRLGWLVAPEDLVDAAYARMSNLMLTPPVLAQHAGLIAFDCDEELQGHIATYAANREAMLAALPALGLGQIAPPDGAFYIWADIGHLTNDSMEFCTRLLQETGVACAPGVDFDPVDGHRFMRFSFAVSTPLVNEAIERMIPWFARQG, encoded by the coding sequence ATGACCGCCCCTATCGAACCGTTCCGCGCGATGGCCATCGGCCAATTGGCCCACAAGCTGGCCGCCGAAGGGCGCAGCGTGATCCATATGGAATATGGCCAGCCATCGACCAGCGCCCCCGCCGCCGCGCTGGCCAAGGCGCATCAGGTGCTGGACACCGAGGCGCAGGGCTATTGGGAAAGCGCGCCCCTGAAAGAGCGCATCGCCCGCCATTATGCCGATACGCAGGGCGTGACCATCCGGCCCGATCAGGTGATCCTGACCTGCGGCGCCTCGCCCGCCCTGCTGCTGGCCCTGTCCAGCGCCTTTGCGCCGGGTGCGCGGATCGTCTGCGCCCGTCCCGGCTATGTCGCCTATCGCAACACCTTGCGCGCGTTGCATATGGAGCCGCTGGAAATCCCCTGCGGTGCGGCCGAGCGTTATCAGATCACAGCGGCGGCTTTGGAGGCGATCCACCCCGCCCCCGACGGCGTCATCATCGCCAGCCCCGCCAACCCCACCGGCACGATCATTGCGCCCGACGAGCTGGCCGCCATCGCGGCGGTCTGCGCGCGGCGCGGCATCCGCATCGTCTCGGACGAGATCTATCATGGTCTGTCCTATACCGGGCCTTGCGTTTCGGCGCTGGTTCATGCGCCCGATGCCCTCATCGTCAACAGTTTCTCGAAATATTTCTCGATGCCGGGCTGGCGTCTGGGCTGGCTGGTGGCGCCCGAGGATCTGGTCGATGCCGCCTATGCGCGGATGAGCAATCTGATGCTGACGCCGCCGGTTTTGGCGCAGCACGCAGGCCTGATCGCGTTTGATTGCGACGAGGAGCTGCAGGGCCATATCGCCACCTATGCCGCCAATCGCGAGGCGATGCTGGCCGCTCTCCCTGCGCTCGGTCTGGGGCAAATCGCGCCGCCGGATGGGGCTTTTTACATCTGGGCCGATATTGGGCATCTCACCAATGACTCAATGGAATTCTGCACCCGCCTTTTGCAGGAAACCGGGGTGGCCTGCGCGCCGGGGGTGGATTTCGATCCGGTGGATGGCCATCGCTTCATGCGCTTCAGCTTTGCCGTTTCCACGCCGCTGGTAAACGAGGCCATTGAGCGCATGATACCCTGGTTTGCACGGCAAGGTTAA
- a CDS encoding hybrid sensor histidine kinase/response regulator, whose translation MAEADRPTAEDLNTLAERIRQLEKINEALIDRVERSSDVQGGAFSMFEAAIALEAMVRDRTAALEQALSSLNEANAEMAEAHRDADAARVRLRDAIESLPDGFALFDADDRLLLHNEAYLGFWPALRGRDLSSVTFGEIAEMAAQSGLPVGSLVSRERWLADRLSQHAKADRVHVQALADGRWVQINELKTSEGGRVGIYTDVTEVKAEDARERARELAERNLVLQATLDTLSEGVCHYGLDRRLLVRNQGMVRLLGLDARGSKRLETHAGLLSYCRDRLGIDCTSALEWRETGEQVETPCVLGGRHFIIRSTPLTPGGGMAFSFDDITERVQDRNALREAAEMLERRVAERTTALQAEIAERREVEGQLRAAKTAAEHANRDKTRFLAAASHDLLQPLNAARLFVSALAERRLAAPSRALVRQTGVALDSVEDLLEALFEISRLDAGAITPAWSAIELEPMLAALRIEFAAVARAEGLSLDIPVTDVWVRSDIRLLRRILQNFLSNAIRYTAQGCVSITIAAQEDGARITVRDTGPGIAPEHQEAIFEEFRRLESTQRIPGKGLGLAIVRRAATMLGHRLDVESTPGQGSAFSVLVPLAEARSDRGGDTSRPVRPGVTGTQSLLVIDNDPAILAGMAALLRNWGHQVATATGPLDTEAAEAIAAGIDMIIADYHLDDGMRGDEAIAILRKAAGREIPALVITADRSDEVKAALAQARVPMLNKPVKPAQLRALMRNMLGNGA comes from the coding sequence ATGGCGGAGGCGGACCGGCCCACCGCGGAGGATCTGAACACGCTGGCCGAGCGCATACGCCAGTTGGAAAAGATCAACGAGGCGCTGATCGACCGGGTGGAACGGTCGAGCGATGTGCAGGGCGGCGCTTTCTCGATGTTCGAGGCGGCCATTGCGCTGGAGGCCATGGTGCGCGACCGCACCGCCGCGCTGGAACAGGCGCTCTCCAGCCTGAATGAGGCCAATGCCGAAATGGCCGAGGCGCACCGCGATGCCGATGCGGCGCGGGTGCGGCTGCGCGATGCAATTGAATCCTTGCCCGACGGCTTTGCCCTGTTTGATGCCGATGACCGGCTGCTGCTGCATAATGAGGCCTATCTGGGCTTCTGGCCCGCGCTGCGCGGGCGCGATCTGTCCTCGGTCACCTTTGGCGAGATTGCCGAAATGGCGGCGCAAAGCGGGCTGCCGGTGGGCTCGCTGGTCTCGCGCGAACGCTGGCTGGCCGACCGGCTTTCGCAACATGCCAAGGCCGACCGCGTGCATGTTCAGGCGCTGGCCGATGGGCGCTGGGTTCAGATAAACGAATTGAAGACATCGGAGGGCGGGCGCGTCGGCATCTATACTGACGTGACCGAGGTAAAGGCCGAGGATGCCCGCGAACGCGCCCGCGAACTGGCCGAGCGCAACCTCGTGCTTCAGGCCACGCTCGATACTTTGTCCGAGGGCGTGTGCCACTATGGGCTGGATCGCCGCCTCTTGGTACGCAATCAGGGCATGGTGCGGCTGCTGGGGCTGGACGCGCGGGGCAGCAAGCGACTGGAAACCCATGCGGGCCTGCTCTCCTATTGCCGCGACCGGCTGGGGATTGATTGCACATCGGCGCTGGAATGGCGCGAAACGGGCGAGCAGGTCGAGACGCCCTGCGTGCTGGGCGGGCGGCATTTCATCATCCGCTCGACCCCGCTGACGCCGGGCGGCGGCATGGCCTTCAGCTTTGACGACATCACCGAGCGGGTGCAGGACCGCAATGCCCTGCGCGAGGCGGCCGAGATGCTGGAGCGCCGCGTGGCCGAGCGCACCACCGCACTTCAGGCCGAGATTGCCGAGCGCCGCGAGGTGGAGGGGCAATTGCGCGCGGCCAAGACCGCGGCCGAACATGCCAATCGCGACAAGACGCGTTTCCTTGCCGCGGCCAGCCATGATCTGCTGCAACCGTTGAATGCGGCGCGGCTGTTTGTCTCGGCGCTGGCCGAAAGGCGCCTGGCTGCGCCCAGCCGCGCGCTGGTGCGCCAGACCGGGGTGGCGCTCGATTCGGTCGAGGATCTGCTGGAGGCTCTGTTCGAGATCTCGCGGCTGGATGCGGGCGCGATCACGCCCGCGTGGAGCGCGATTGAGCTGGAACCGATGCTGGCCGCGCTGCGCATCGAATTTGCCGCCGTGGCGCGGGCCGAGGGGCTTTCGCTCGACATTCCCGTCACCGACGTCTGGGTGCGTTCGGATATCCGTTTGCTGCGCCGCATTTTGCAGAATTTCCTGTCGAACGCGATCCGCTATACCGCGCAGGGCTGCGTCAGCATCACCATAGCGGCGCAAGAGGACGGCGCGCGCATCACCGTGCGCGACACCGGCCCCGGCATCGCGCCCGAGCATCAGGAAGCCATTTTCGAAGAATTCCGCCGCCTTGAATCCACCCAACGCATTCCCGGCAAGGGTTTGGGGCTGGCCATCGTGCGCCGCGCGGCCACGATGCTGGGGCATCGGCTGGACGTGGAATCAACACCGGGGCAGGGCAGCGCCTTTTCCGTGCTGGTCCCCCTGGCCGAGGCGCGCAGCGACAGGGGCGGCGATACGTCGCGCCCGGTGCGTCCCGGCGTGACCGGCACGCAGAGCCTGTTGGTGATCGACAATGATCCGGCCATTCTGGCGGGCATGGCCGCGCTGCTGCGCAATTGGGGCCATCAGGTGGCGACTGCCACCGGCCCGCTCGACACGGAGGCGGCCGAAGCCATCGCGGCGGGCATCGACATGATCATCGCCGATTATCACCTTGATGACGGTATGCGCGGGGACGAGGCGATTGCGATCTTGCGCAAGGCGGCAGGGCGCGAGATCCCCGCTCTGGTCATCACCGCCGACCGCAGCGACGAGGTGAAAGCCGCGCTGGCGCAGGCGCGCGTGCCGATGCTGAACAAGCCGGTCAAGCCTGCGCAATTGCGGGCCTTGATGCGCAATATGCTGGGGAATGGGGCGTAA
- the pedF gene encoding cytochrome c-550 PedF — translation MLAAATLLAAASVGTRLAAHGDVTPQPVDTSALPDIGDKWVTHNPYRGNAKAAEIGKSAFGQNCARCHGLDAISGGIAPDLRYLELGDSGDEWFVQRFQHGSSRDGKVYMPPFGEALGQKAGWAIRSWLETRHTDD, via the coding sequence ATGCTTGCCGCCGCCACATTGCTGGCCGCCGCCAGTGTCGGCACGCGCCTTGCCGCGCATGGCGATGTCACGCCCCAGCCGGTGGACACCAGCGCCCTGCCCGATATCGGCGACAAGTGGGTGACGCACAACCCCTATCGCGGCAATGCCAAGGCCGCCGAAATCGGCAAGTCGGCCTTTGGCCAGAACTGCGCGCGCTGCCACGGTCTGGATGCGATTTCGGGCGGGATCGCGCCGGATCTGCGCTACCTTGAACTGGGCGATTCGGGCGACGAATGGTTCGTTCAACGTTTTCAGCACGGGTCGAGCCGCGATGGCAAAGTCTATATGCCCCCCTTTGGCGAAGCGCTGGGCCAGAAGGCCGGCTGGGCGATTCGCAGCTGGCTGGAGACGCGCCATACCGATGATTGA
- a CDS encoding PQQ-dependent catabolism-associated beta-propeller protein: MAQTAPLIAYVSNERGNSVSVIDLAAGKAVATWKVGQRPRGIALTRDGAQVLVASGLDNSVELRDRTSGALVAHLPSGQDPEQFYPSRDGKLLFVSNEDDAAMTAVDLSTRAVAWQVPVGKEPEGITQSPDGKVIVVTSEDGKLISWIDAASHQVVATTETEARPRHVEFTADGRQLWIAAEMGGVVQIADPATHAITATISFAPPGVQPIRIMPCGIRFTPDGRKAIVALGRANHIAIVDVASHAVEAYVKVGQRPWHLAITPDGGRAIVANGMSDDVSIVDLNARAVIATIPAGAGPWGVAIAP, encoded by the coding sequence ATGGCGCAAACGGCCCCTTTGATCGCCTATGTTTCCAACGAGCGGGGCAACTCGGTCAGCGTGATCGATCTGGCCGCGGGTAAGGCTGTGGCGACATGGAAAGTGGGCCAGCGCCCACGCGGTATTGCTCTTACCCGCGATGGCGCGCAGGTGCTGGTGGCCAGCGGGCTGGACAATTCGGTCGAGCTGCGCGACCGGACCAGCGGGGCCTTGGTGGCCCATCTGCCATCGGGTCAGGATCCTGAGCAATTCTACCCCTCACGCGATGGAAAATTGTTGTTTGTCAGCAATGAAGATGATGCGGCCATGACGGCGGTCGACCTGTCCACCCGCGCCGTGGCGTGGCAGGTGCCGGTGGGCAAGGAGCCCGAAGGCATCACCCAGAGCCCCGACGGCAAGGTGATTGTCGTGACCAGCGAGGATGGCAAACTGATCTCGTGGATTGATGCGGCCAGCCATCAGGTGGTGGCCACAACCGAGACCGAGGCCCGCCCGCGCCATGTCGAATTCACCGCCGACGGGCGCCAATTGTGGATCGCGGCGGAAATGGGCGGTGTGGTGCAGATCGCCGATCCGGCCACCCATGCCATCACCGCCACGATCAGTTTCGCCCCGCCCGGCGTCCAACCGATTCGCATCATGCCCTGCGGCATCCGCTTCACCCCCGACGGGCGCAAGGCGATTGTCGCGCTGGGCCGGGCCAACCATATCGCCATCGTCGATGTCGCCAGCCATGCGGTCGAGGCCTATGTGAAGGTGGGCCAGCGACCATGGCATCTGGCCATCACGCCCGATGGCGGGCGGGCCATTGTGGCCAACGGGATGAGCGATGATGTCAGCATCGTGGACCTGAACGCCCGCGCCGTGATCGCGACGATTCCGGCGGGCGCGGGGCCATGGGGCGTGGCCATTGCGCCGTGA
- a CDS encoding methanol/ethanol family PQQ-dependent dehydrogenase: MAAGLITSAPLKAAGPTSQDLLNDAATPGDVLTYGMGPQAQRFSTLAKVNVDNVKNMVPAFAASLGGEKQRGQESQPLVYDGTIYVTGSYSRVFAFDARTGEKKWEYTARLPDGIMPCCDVVNRGAAIHGDKIIFATLDAHLIALNRHTGKVIWNKTTSDYQAGYSATAAPLIVKDMVITGNSGGEFGIIGEVQARNVDTGELIWSRPTIEGNMGTLKGQPNGMTGKLNASWPGDMYKTGGGATWLGGTYDPETNLIFFGTGNPGPWNSHLRPGDNLYTSSTLAIDPDTGVIKWHYQTTPHDGWDFDGVNEFIPFDATINGKAMKLGAKADRNGYFYVLDRTNGKLINASKFVMQTTWANGINLKTGRPNYTEDGRPGAPSGTEKGKVVFSSPSFLGGKNWMPMAYSKDTGLFYVPSNDWGMDIWNEPIAYKKGSAYLGAGFTIKPIAEDHIGALRAMDPTTGKIVWEYKNKAPLWGGVLTTAGNLVFTGTPEGYLKAFNAKTGEELWKFQTGSGVVGSPITWEQDGEQYVAVMSGWGGAVPLWGGEVAKTFKEISQGGSLWVFKLPKG, from the coding sequence ATGGCCGCCGGTCTTATCACCAGCGCGCCGCTGAAGGCCGCAGGCCCCACCAGCCAGGATCTGTTGAATGACGCCGCCACGCCCGGCGACGTGCTGACCTATGGCATGGGCCCGCAGGCGCAGCGCTTCAGCACGCTGGCCAAGGTCAATGTCGACAATGTCAAGAACATGGTCCCCGCCTTTGCCGCCTCGCTGGGTGGCGAAAAGCAGCGCGGGCAAGAATCGCAGCCGCTGGTCTATGACGGCACGATCTATGTGACCGGCTCCTATTCGCGCGTGTTCGCCTTTGATGCGCGCACCGGCGAAAAGAAGTGGGAATACACCGCCCGCCTGCCCGACGGCATCATGCCCTGCTGCGACGTGGTCAACCGCGGCGCGGCGATCCATGGCGACAAGATCATTTTCGCCACGCTCGACGCTCACCTGATCGCGCTCAACCGTCACACCGGCAAGGTTATCTGGAACAAGACCACCTCGGATTATCAGGCGGGCTATTCGGCCACCGCCGCGCCCTTGATCGTCAAGGACATGGTGATCACCGGCAATTCGGGCGGTGAATTCGGCATCATCGGCGAAGTGCAGGCGCGCAATGTCGACACCGGCGAGCTGATCTGGAGCCGCCCGACCATCGAAGGCAATATGGGTACGCTCAAAGGTCAGCCCAATGGCATGACCGGCAAGCTCAATGCCAGCTGGCCCGGTGACATGTACAAGACCGGCGGCGGCGCGACCTGGCTGGGCGGCACCTATGATCCGGAAACCAACCTGATCTTCTTCGGCACCGGCAATCCGGGTCCGTGGAACAGCCACCTGCGCCCCGGCGACAACCTCTACACCTCCTCGACGCTGGCGATCGACCCCGATACGGGCGTCATCAAGTGGCACTATCAGACCACGCCGCATGACGGCTGGGACTTTGACGGTGTGAACGAGTTCATTCCGTTTGACGCCACGATCAACGGCAAGGCGATGAAGCTGGGCGCCAAGGCCGACCGCAACGGCTATTTCTATGTGCTGGACCGCACCAACGGCAAGCTGATCAATGCCAGCAAGTTCGTGATGCAGACCACCTGGGCCAATGGCATCAACCTGAAGACCGGCCGTCCCAACTATACCGAAGATGGCCGCCCCGGCGCCCCCAGCGGCACCGAAAAGGGCAAGGTGGTGTTCTCCTCGCCGTCCTTCCTTGGCGGCAAGAACTGGATGCCGATGGCCTACTCGAAGGACACCGGCCTGTTCTATGTGCCCTCCAACGACTGGGGCATGGACATCTGGAACGAACCCATCGCCTATAAGAAGGGTTCGGCCTATCTGGGCGCGGGCTTCACCATCAAGCCGATTGCCGAGGACCACATCGGCGCCCTGCGCGCGATGGATCCGACCACCGGCAAGATCGTCTGGGAATACAAGAACAAGGCTCCGCTGTGGGGCGGCGTTCTGACCACGGCGGGCAATCTGGTGTTTACCGGCACGCCCGAAGGCTACCTCAAGGCCTTCAACGCCAAGACGGGCGAGGAACTGTGGAAGTTCCAGACCGGTTCAGGCGTGGTCGGCTCGCCCATCACCTGGGAACAGGACGGCGAGCAATATGTGGCCGTGATGTCGGGCTGGGGCGGCGCGGTGCCGCTGTGGGGCGGCGAGGTCGCCAAGACCTTCAAGGAAATCAGCCAGGGCGGGTCGCTCTGGGTGTTCAAACTGCCCAAGGGCTGA
- a CDS encoding response regulator: MYHQRDTLITMATPDSILIVDDHALVRDGMRTLLEGCFAQCSILEAGNYAEARAALAGHADVDLVLLDLNIPDAKRFSALQGLREEHPAVPVVMVSGTLDGSAVREALSAGAAGFIPKSLKRDQIVEALRQVLAGEIYVPDFDFAEEAATGEEVAIRQRIATLTPQQKVVLGLLVSGRLNKQIAYELDVSMTTVKAHVSAILQKLNVFSRTQAVILANRVNFPG; this comes from the coding sequence ATGTACCATCAGAGAGATACGCTGATCACTATGGCAACGCCCGACAGCATCCTGATCGTTGATGACCACGCGCTGGTACGCGATGGCATGCGGACCCTCCTTGAAGGATGTTTTGCCCAGTGCAGCATTCTGGAGGCGGGCAATTATGCAGAGGCGCGTGCGGCGCTTGCCGGGCATGCCGATGTCGATCTGGTGCTGCTCGATCTCAACATCCCCGATGCCAAGCGTTTTTCCGCGCTGCAGGGCCTGCGCGAGGAACATCCCGCCGTGCCGGTGGTCATGGTGTCGGGCACGCTGGATGGTTCGGCGGTGCGCGAGGCGCTCTCGGCGGGCGCGGCCGGGTTTATCCCCAAGAGCCTGAAGCGCGACCAGATCGTCGAGGCGCTGCGCCAAGTGCTGGCGGGCGAGATCTATGTCCCCGATTTCGATTTTGCCGAGGAAGCGGCGACCGGCGAGGAAGTCGCCATCCGCCAGCGCATCGCCACGCTGACGCCCCAGCAGAAGGTCGTGCTGGGCCTGCTGGTTTCGGGCCGTTTGAACAAGCAGATCGCCTATGAACTCGACGTCTCGATGACAACGGTGAAGGCCCATGTCTCGGCCATCCTGCAAAAGCTGAATGTGTTCAGCCGCACGCAAGCGGTAATTCTGGCCAATCGGGTCAATTTTCCGGGTTGA
- a CDS encoding porin gives MLWKVLLGTASAVAMMGVSTTAYAGNSQALLKRLHDKGILSDAEYNELLKDEAEAPAPAAAAPVVAGDTAKFVRATDSGIGLQVGPATIKFSGSVNGFYVYDNAAKPGANTAVTGGIASVGGNTSAVRNGLLPGFLKVDATTTQNGWDVGAHFGMYPGINSAAWGALGANNGGQPTALATAGIDFRETYLTIGRKGFGELKIGRAIGLFGSEAILNDITLLSSGPTGGNAAPANTTLGRIGSGYIYTDFQPQMTYTTPSMSGFQASVGVFQPLNSLTAGAQNNSSPGFQGKVTYDGAFDAVKLHLWASGITQEHKFVAGGSYTGQGLDVGARTSIGPVTLVGTYYTAKGLGTTVLNLFDTDAAGKPRSSEGYYLQAALTQGKFTVAGSYGASYLNHTDAADRAANPTLVRVNSSTVGQLRYGLNSWVTLIGEYINSKAKAHNGNSASSDAVALGGILFF, from the coding sequence ATGCTCTGGAAAGTTCTGCTCGGCACCGCGAGTGCCGTGGCCATGATGGGGGTTTCGACCACAGCCTATGCCGGCAATTCGCAGGCATTGCTCAAGCGTCTGCACGACAAGGGCATCCTCTCGGACGCGGAATATAACGAATTGCTGAAGGACGAGGCTGAAGCGCCTGCTCCCGCAGCGGCTGCTCCGGTGGTGGCGGGGGATACCGCCAAATTCGTGCGCGCCACCGACAGCGGCATCGGCCTGCAGGTCGGTCCGGCCACGATCAAGTTTTCCGGCTCAGTCAACGGCTTCTATGTCTATGACAATGCGGCCAAGCCCGGCGCCAACACGGCCGTCACCGGCGGTATCGCCAGCGTGGGCGGCAACACCAGCGCGGTGCGCAACGGCCTGCTTCCCGGCTTCCTGAAGGTGGACGCCACCACGACCCAGAACGGATGGGATGTGGGCGCGCACTTTGGCATGTATCCGGGCATAAACAGCGCGGCATGGGGCGCGCTGGGCGCCAACAATGGCGGTCAGCCGACGGCTCTGGCCACCGCGGGCATCGATTTTCGCGAGACCTATCTGACCATTGGCCGCAAGGGTTTTGGCGAATTGAAGATCGGCCGCGCCATCGGCCTGTTTGGTTCCGAGGCGATCCTCAATGACATCACGCTGCTCTCCTCCGGCCCGACCGGCGGCAATGCGGCGCCTGCCAACACCACGCTGGGCCGCATCGGCTCGGGCTATATCTACACCGATTTCCAGCCGCAGATGACCTATACGACCCCCAGCATGAGCGGGTTCCAGGCATCGGTGGGCGTATTCCAGCCGCTCAATTCGCTGACGGCGGGCGCGCAGAACAATTCGAGCCCCGGCTTCCAGGGCAAGGTGACCTATGACGGCGCCTTTGATGCGGTCAAGCTCCACCTGTGGGCCTCGGGCATCACGCAGGAGCACAAGTTTGTGGCGGGCGGCAGCTATACCGGCCAGGGGCTTGATGTGGGCGCACGCACCTCGATCGGGCCGGTCACGCTGGTTGGCACCTATTACACTGCCAAGGGTCTGGGCACGACGGTGCTGAACCTGTTTGACACCGATGCTGCGGGCAAGCCGCGCAGCAGCGAGGGCTATTATCTGCAGGCCGCGTTGACGCAGGGCAAGTTCACCGTCGCGGGCAGCTATGGCGCCAGCTATCTCAACCATACCGACGCCGCCGATCGCGCCGCCAATCCGACGCTGGTGCGCGTGAACAGCAGCACGGTGGGGCAGTTGCGCTATGGTCTCAACAGCTGGGTGACGCTGATCGGCGAATATATCAACTCGAAGGCCAAGGCGCATAACGGCAATTCGGCCAGCAGCGATGCGGTGGCGCTGGGCGGTATTCTCTTCTTCTGA